A stretch of Penaeus vannamei isolate JL-2024 chromosome 18, ASM4276789v1, whole genome shotgun sequence DNA encodes these proteins:
- the LOC113814026 gene encoding glycoprotein-N-acetylgalactosamine 3-beta-galactosyltransferase 1 isoform X1 → MRGSHCIYIQKMGRRPSTWACARTVSTFFLGFVLGLVIHIFASLSVELARENALNNDITNDTTETQVGGPWAWGLSWGRRAALTTQGGGDAGRESSVSSQDASLEVPPAAPRVLCYVLTGPTTHKSALNVRDTWGRRCDAMVFFSTKEDAELQPEVLKVQEGYGFLWAKAKAALEHLHRRYPDYDWYMKADDDTFVIVENLRLFLKDLQPQEPAYYGVKFRQHVKQGYMSGGGGYVLSREAVRRFVTEALTMKDQAKCANEAVRGAEDLLLGQCLESVGVRAGDSLDAGGKPRFFSHNPLSLFYKAPLVNRLHWYWRYIWHKHDVGPDCCSPHLISFHDVDARMMWTLEVLLYRIHIHHELQPKGGGAAEGLRRA, encoded by the exons ATGAGAGGAAGTCACTGCATCT ATATACAGAAAATGGGAAGACGACCGTCTACGTGGGCCTGCGCGCGCACCGTCTCAACCTTCTTCCTTGGCTTTGTCTTGGGCCTCGTCATTCACATCTTCGCCAGTCTGTCTGTCGAACTAGCGAGAGAAAATGCCCTAAATAATGACATCACCAATGACACCACCGAAACGCAG GTGGGCGGCCCGTGGGCGTGGGGGCTATCCTGGGGAAGGAGAGCGGCTCTGACCACACAGGGAGGCGGAGATGCAGGCCGGGAAAGCAGTGTGAGCAGCcaag ACGCAAGCCTCGAGGTCCCGCCAGCCGCTCCCCGCGTCCTGTGTTACGTGCTGACTGGTCCGACGACGCACAAATCCGCATTGAATGTACGGGACACGTGGGGCCGGCGCTGCGATGCCATGGTTTTCTTCAG cacGAAGGAGGACGCAGAGCTACAGCCGGAGGTCCTGAAGGTGCAGGAGGGCTACGGCTTCCTGtgggcgaaggcgaaggcggcCCTCGAGCACCTGCACCGCCGCTACCCCGACTACGACTGGTACATGAAGGCTGACGACGACACCTTCGTCATCGTCGAGAATCTGAGGCTCTTCCTGAAGGACCTCCAGCCGCAGGAGCCGGCCTACTACGGCGTCAAGTTCCGGCAGCACGTCAAGCAG gGCTACATGTCGGGCGGCGGAGGCTACGTCCTGAGCAGGGAGGCCGTCAGGAGGTTCGTGACGGAGGCGCTGACGATGAAGGACCAGGCGAAGTGCGCCAACGAGGCCGTCAGGGGCGCCGAGGACCTCCTGCTGG gCCAGTGTCTCGAgtcggtgggcgtgcgggcgggggaCAGTCTGGACGCGGGCGGCAAACCTCGCTTCTTCTCCCATAACCCTCTGTCGCTGTTTTACAAGGCGCCGCTCGTCAACAGGCTGCACTGGTACTGGAGGTACATCTGGCACAAACACGATGTG ggcccCGACTGCTGCAGTCCCCACCTGATCAGCTTCCACGACGTCGACGCCCGTATGATGTGGACGCTGGAGGTGCTGCTGTACCGCATCCACATCCACCACGAGCTGCAGCCGAAGGGGGGCGGCGCCGCCGAGGGTCTGCGGAGGGCGTGA
- the LOC113814026 gene encoding glycoprotein-N-acetylgalactosamine 3-beta-galactosyltransferase 1 isoform X2, with protein sequence MEGDIQKMGRRPSTWACARTVSTFFLGFVLGLVIHIFASLSVELARENALNNDITNDTTETQVGGPWAWGLSWGRRAALTTQGGGDAGRESSVSSQDASLEVPPAAPRVLCYVLTGPTTHKSALNVRDTWGRRCDAMVFFSTKEDAELQPEVLKVQEGYGFLWAKAKAALEHLHRRYPDYDWYMKADDDTFVIVENLRLFLKDLQPQEPAYYGVKFRQHVKQGYMSGGGGYVLSREAVRRFVTEALTMKDQAKCANEAVRGAEDLLLGQCLESVGVRAGDSLDAGGKPRFFSHNPLSLFYKAPLVNRLHWYWRYIWHKHDVGPDCCSPHLISFHDVDARMMWTLEVLLYRIHIHHELQPKGGGAAEGLRRA encoded by the exons ATATACAGAAAATGGGAAGACGACCGTCTACGTGGGCCTGCGCGCGCACCGTCTCAACCTTCTTCCTTGGCTTTGTCTTGGGCCTCGTCATTCACATCTTCGCCAGTCTGTCTGTCGAACTAGCGAGAGAAAATGCCCTAAATAATGACATCACCAATGACACCACCGAAACGCAG GTGGGCGGCCCGTGGGCGTGGGGGCTATCCTGGGGAAGGAGAGCGGCTCTGACCACACAGGGAGGCGGAGATGCAGGCCGGGAAAGCAGTGTGAGCAGCcaag ACGCAAGCCTCGAGGTCCCGCCAGCCGCTCCCCGCGTCCTGTGTTACGTGCTGACTGGTCCGACGACGCACAAATCCGCATTGAATGTACGGGACACGTGGGGCCGGCGCTGCGATGCCATGGTTTTCTTCAG cacGAAGGAGGACGCAGAGCTACAGCCGGAGGTCCTGAAGGTGCAGGAGGGCTACGGCTTCCTGtgggcgaaggcgaaggcggcCCTCGAGCACCTGCACCGCCGCTACCCCGACTACGACTGGTACATGAAGGCTGACGACGACACCTTCGTCATCGTCGAGAATCTGAGGCTCTTCCTGAAGGACCTCCAGCCGCAGGAGCCGGCCTACTACGGCGTCAAGTTCCGGCAGCACGTCAAGCAG gGCTACATGTCGGGCGGCGGAGGCTACGTCCTGAGCAGGGAGGCCGTCAGGAGGTTCGTGACGGAGGCGCTGACGATGAAGGACCAGGCGAAGTGCGCCAACGAGGCCGTCAGGGGCGCCGAGGACCTCCTGCTGG gCCAGTGTCTCGAgtcggtgggcgtgcgggcgggggaCAGTCTGGACGCGGGCGGCAAACCTCGCTTCTTCTCCCATAACCCTCTGTCGCTGTTTTACAAGGCGCCGCTCGTCAACAGGCTGCACTGGTACTGGAGGTACATCTGGCACAAACACGATGTG ggcccCGACTGCTGCAGTCCCCACCTGATCAGCTTCCACGACGTCGACGCCCGTATGATGTGGACGCTGGAGGTGCTGCTGTACCGCATCCACATCCACCACGAGCTGCAGCCGAAGGGGGGCGGCGCCGCCGAGGGTCTGCGGAGGGCGTGA